Proteins encoded in a region of the Bacillus sp. T3 genome:
- a CDS encoding urea amidolyase associated protein UAAP2 — MAVLNYVVSDRKLIDVVYNETLLAGDGWTYTLERGQVLRIVDLGGNQAADTLFYDADNLSDHYSAVNTIGRQGNVYLSTGSVLVSQSGKELVKIVADTCGRHDTLGGACSAQSNTVRYSHDTLPMHNCRDTFMLQLSKYDNRFSKRDLAPNVNFFMNVPLTPNGGLTFEDGVSSPGLYVEMQSINRTIVVISNCPQLNNPCNAYNPTPVQLLIWEK; from the coding sequence ATGGCCGTTCTAAATTATGTTGTGAGTGATCGAAAATTAATAGATGTTGTTTATAATGAGACCCTTCTTGCTGGTGATGGCTGGACCTACACTTTGGAACGTGGTCAAGTTCTTCGTATTGTCGATTTAGGTGGCAATCAAGCCGCTGACACCCTTTTCTACGATGCTGATAATCTCTCCGATCATTACAGTGCCGTAAACACAATTGGACGCCAAGGGAATGTTTATTTATCAACCGGTTCTGTCCTTGTCAGCCAATCCGGTAAGGAACTTGTCAAGATCGTCGCAGATACTTGTGGTCGCCACGATACACTTGGTGGTGCCTGTTCTGCCCAAAGTAACACAGTGAGATATTCGCACGATACATTGCCAATGCATAATTGCCGCGATACCTTTATGCTGCAGCTATCAAAATACGATAATCGCTTTTCAAAGCGCGATTTAGCCCCAAATGTCAATTTCTTTATGAATGTCCCATTAACACCAAATGGCGGACTGACCTTTGAAGATGGTGTTTCCTCTCCAGGATTGTATGTGGAAATGCAATCGATCAATCGGACCATCGTGGTCATCAGTAATTGTCCACAATTAAACAATCCATGTAACGCCTATAACCCGACCCCGGTTCAACTATTAATATGGGAAAAATAA
- a CDS encoding spore coat protein, producing MDQSALAFHETMDTHEMLNFKTASLMKSKLMIGICFDNDLKALMEKDVQQSLLAIQELKELYSKAKTGKW from the coding sequence TTGGATCAATCAGCCTTAGCTTTCCATGAAACGATGGATACACATGAAATGTTAAATTTTAAAACAGCCAGTTTAATGAAAAGTAAGCTAATGATAGGGATTTGCTTTGACAATGATCTGAAAGCATTAATGGAAAAAGATGTTCAACAGTCACTGTTAGCGATTCAAGAACTGAAAGAACTGTATTCAAAAGCTAAAACAGGAAAATGGTGA
- a CDS encoding DUF1292 domain-containing protein, giving the protein MKDFEIQRDFITVEDLEGVEKRLAIEALFDMEDKTYAFLRSPLNKNDLFVMRVEDDEDGQVLTKVKNQKEKEMIFDAYEIAVSANPAE; this is encoded by the coding sequence ATGAAGGACTTTGAAATACAGCGGGACTTCATTACCGTCGAAGATCTTGAAGGAGTCGAAAAACGATTAGCGATAGAAGCTTTATTTGATATGGAAGATAAAACCTATGCTTTCTTAAGATCTCCACTCAATAAGAATGATTTATTTGTCATGAGGGTAGAAGATGACGAAGATGGACAAGTACTAACCAAAGTAAAAAATCAAAAAGAAAAAGAAATGATTTTTGATGCCTACGAGATTGCAGTATCTGCAAATCCCGCAGAATAA
- a CDS encoding redoxin domain-containing protein: MGQSTLRIGEMAPDFTLPSTKIEKLTLSEYRGKKNLVVAFYGMDFTPGUIKEIASWKEDYKKFESLDSEVIGISVDHIHSHRVFEASMGTLPYPLASDWHKQTVKSYGVFNDKGEVAIRSVFVVNKEGVITYLNTSFKADEKKDYDAVFAELEKLNGSLSSIWMSNEENLSTNELLN, encoded by the coding sequence ATGGGGCAGTCAACGTTAAGAATTGGAGAAATGGCACCTGATTTTACGTTACCTTCAACAAAAATAGAAAAGCTGACCTTAAGTGAATATCGCGGCAAAAAGAACCTTGTCGTCGCATTTTATGGAATGGATTTTACACCAGGCTGAATCAAAGAAATCGCCTCTTGGAAAGAGGATTATAAAAAATTTGAAAGCCTTGATTCAGAAGTAATTGGGATTAGTGTAGATCATATTCACTCGCACAGGGTATTTGAAGCGAGTATGGGAACACTTCCTTATCCACTTGCATCAGATTGGCACAAGCAAACTGTAAAAAGCTATGGAGTTTTTAATGATAAAGGTGAGGTTGCGATACGGTCAGTGTTTGTTGTAAATAAAGAAGGTGTAATAACGTATTTAAATACGTCATTTAAAGCAGATGAGAAAAAAGATTATGACGCTGTCTTTGCCGAACTAGAAAAATTAAATGGTTCATTATCGTCCATTTGGATGTCTAACGAAGAAAATCTATCCACAAATGAATTATTAAATTAA
- a CDS encoding biotin/lipoyl-containing protein, whose translation MCVYGMEGPGGYQFVGRTVQVWNGLRETESFSDGKPWLLRFFDQIQFYPVSADELIEMREDFVRGRFEVDITETTFNLGDYLSFLDSIKESADDFRTTQQTAFRAERDRWQELGLAEYVSEHDVAEPVEEVIPKGSEAVRCSLPGSVWKVLVEPGDVVQKGDTLMIEESMKMEFPQIAPFVGVIASVNVSPGDEVHAGQLILSIKKEMRGAVNENDKLPPNPVYS comes from the coding sequence ATGTGTGTATATGGGATGGAAGGTCCTGGTGGATATCAGTTTGTTGGTCGAACCGTTCAAGTATGGAATGGTTTGCGTGAAACAGAAAGCTTTTCCGATGGTAAACCATGGCTACTCAGGTTCTTTGACCAGATCCAATTCTACCCTGTTTCAGCCGACGAGCTGATAGAAATGCGCGAAGATTTTGTTCGCGGTCGCTTTGAAGTTGACATTACAGAGACAACATTTAACCTAGGAGACTATTTGTCATTCTTAGATTCCATTAAAGAAAGTGCAGATGATTTCCGAACTACTCAGCAAACTGCCTTCCGCGCAGAACGAGATCGATGGCAGGAGCTTGGACTCGCAGAATATGTTTCCGAGCACGATGTGGCTGAACCGGTTGAAGAAGTAATCCCTAAAGGGTCAGAAGCAGTTCGTTGTTCCTTACCGGGCAGTGTGTGGAAGGTACTTGTTGAACCAGGCGATGTCGTTCAGAAGGGTGATACGTTGATGATTGAGGAAAGCATGAAGATGGAGTTTCCACAAATTGCTCCGTTTGTTGGTGTCATAGCTTCCGTAAATGTTTCGCCAGGTGACGAGGTTCATGCTGGTCAATTGATTCTTTCTATTAAAAAAGAAATGCGAGGTGCCGTTAATGAAAACGACAAGCTTCCCCCAAACCCTGTCTATTCTTGA
- the atzF gene encoding allophanate hydrolase: MKTTSFPQTLSILELKEKYKTGKLTPDNVISDIIARTADDNEFNIWITPPSFELIQPYLDRLKKMDPEQKPLWGIPFAIKDNIDLADVPTTAGCAEYAFKPDEHATVVARLIDAGAIPVGKTNLDQFATGLVGTRSPYGETKNALNPELISGGSSSGSAVSVARGLAAFALGTDTAGSGRVPAGLNRLVGYKPSLGAWPVKGVVPACASLDCVTVFANTLADAELVDQVARGFEQMDPWSRTIERKANAMPEKIYLPQVAPSFFGSFSVEYQLAWDKAIDRLKSLGITIEYLETSYLSEAAAILYDGPWVAERWADLGEFISANEGVTFPVTEAVLRSGAKPEYDAPSIFKAIHKLQKLKSKAHSQLRNAVLVLPTSGGTWTRDEVRDNPIETNSKMGLYTNHCNLLDLCAVAVPSEDAADHLPFGITLFSEFNNEHLIMGLADLFLNGTSASVKSDTTLVAVCGLHMRGFPLEQQMIEHGAQFIRESKTAEKYKLVKLPTAPVKPGLIRTFSSENGAAIELELWEMPLSTFGTFVAGIPAPLGIGKIELEDGSFVPGFICERSAAATAEDITKFGGWRGVFVSS, encoded by the coding sequence ATGAAAACGACAAGCTTCCCCCAAACCCTGTCTATTCTTGAATTAAAAGAAAAATATAAAACTGGAAAACTAACACCGGATAACGTAATAAGTGACATTATTGCTCGTACCGCGGACGATAATGAATTTAATATTTGGATCACTCCCCCTTCTTTTGAGCTGATTCAACCTTATTTAGATAGACTAAAAAAGATGGACCCAGAGCAAAAACCGCTCTGGGGAATCCCATTTGCGATAAAAGATAATATCGATTTAGCGGATGTGCCGACTACTGCCGGATGTGCTGAGTATGCCTTCAAACCAGATGAACACGCTACTGTAGTTGCTAGATTAATAGATGCTGGAGCCATTCCTGTTGGTAAAACCAATCTCGATCAATTTGCAACCGGACTAGTTGGAACGAGAAGCCCTTATGGAGAAACGAAGAATGCGCTTAATCCTGAACTGATCAGTGGTGGTTCCAGCTCCGGTTCAGCTGTTAGTGTTGCGCGTGGGCTTGCTGCTTTTGCTTTGGGTACAGATACAGCAGGGTCTGGCCGTGTACCTGCAGGCTTAAATCGACTTGTCGGCTATAAACCAAGTCTTGGTGCATGGCCTGTTAAAGGCGTAGTTCCAGCTTGTGCTAGTTTAGATTGTGTAACTGTATTTGCAAACACTTTAGCTGATGCTGAGCTCGTTGATCAGGTTGCACGTGGCTTCGAGCAGATGGATCCATGGTCACGTACAATTGAAAGAAAAGCAAACGCTATGCCAGAGAAGATATACTTGCCACAGGTTGCTCCTAGTTTTTTCGGAAGTTTTTCGGTGGAATATCAGCTTGCATGGGATAAAGCAATAGACCGACTGAAAAGCTTGGGAATCACGATTGAATATTTGGAAACTTCTTATTTGTCTGAGGCAGCCGCTATTCTATACGACGGTCCTTGGGTAGCAGAACGATGGGCTGATTTAGGAGAGTTTATCTCAGCTAACGAGGGTGTCACTTTCCCTGTCACTGAAGCAGTGTTGCGAAGTGGGGCAAAGCCAGAATATGATGCTCCTTCCATCTTCAAAGCAATCCATAAGTTACAGAAACTAAAGAGCAAAGCACATTCACAGCTGCGGAATGCTGTTCTAGTTTTACCTACATCAGGCGGAACATGGACCCGAGATGAAGTTCGTGATAACCCAATTGAAACGAATAGCAAAATGGGCTTATATACGAATCATTGCAACCTTCTTGATCTTTGTGCTGTGGCCGTACCGTCAGAAGATGCGGCTGATCATCTTCCATTTGGCATTACCTTATTTTCTGAGTTTAACAATGAACATTTGATAATGGGGTTAGCTGATTTATTTTTAAATGGGACTAGTGCTTCTGTTAAGAGTGATACGACCTTGGTCGCAGTTTGCGGTCTTCATATGCGCGGCTTCCCGCTTGAACAACAAATGATTGAGCACGGAGCTCAGTTTATTCGCGAAAGTAAGACGGCGGAGAAATATAAGCTGGTGAAATTGCCGACGGCACCTGTAAAACCTGGTTTAATTCGTACTTTTTCTAGTGAAAATGGTGCCGCTATTGAGCTTGAGCTTTGGGAAATGCCACTTTCGACATTTGGAACTTTTGTAGCAGGAATCCCGGCTCCGCTCGGTATTGGAAAAATTGAACTTGAAGATGGCTCGTTTGTACCAGGTTTCATTTGTGAACGTTCTGCTGCCGCAACTGCAGAAGATATAACAAAATTTGGTGGCTGGCGCGGTGTTTTTGTATCATCATAA
- a CDS encoding erythromycin esterase family protein encodes MINETLIHAIKEYSIPLNHTSDLDFLIQNIQNQKYVLLGESSHGTSEFYKIRAELSKKLISEKGFTFLAVEGDWPACFEINQYIKGIDHVDSNAREVLKSFNRWPTWMWANEEMIELIDWLKTHNQTLPKEKQVGFYGIDIYSLWESMDEIIKYLEKINSPDLEKAKEAFSCFEPYNRQPEKYGVSVAFYNEGCRNEVIGLLTKMNEEKRKHIKNEEDRLNLEVNALITANAEQYYTTMITDDNESWNIRDRHMVEVINKITQTLDSNAKGIIWEHNTHVGDARATDMANEGLVNVGQLMREQHGSHEVFIVGFGTHQGTVIAADQWGVNLEVMIVPPAQKGSWEDLLHLAGSHDKLIMINEENRSTFKQRLGHRAIGVVYNPRHEHFGNYVPSVISDRYDAFIFVDHSNSLNPLKIEKVYL; translated from the coding sequence ATGATAAACGAAACATTAATACATGCAATAAAAGAATATTCTATCCCACTTAATCATACTAGTGATTTAGATTTTTTGATTCAAAATATTCAGAACCAAAAATATGTATTACTTGGAGAATCCTCTCATGGGACCTCTGAATTTTACAAAATTAGGGCAGAGTTATCTAAAAAGCTCATAAGTGAGAAAGGATTTACTTTTTTGGCGGTTGAGGGTGATTGGCCCGCTTGTTTTGAAATCAACCAATATATAAAAGGAATCGACCATGTGGACTCCAATGCACGTGAAGTACTGAAATCCTTTAATCGATGGCCAACCTGGATGTGGGCAAATGAAGAAATGATTGAATTAATCGATTGGTTAAAAACTCACAATCAAACTCTCCCTAAAGAAAAACAGGTTGGCTTTTATGGCATTGATATTTATAGCCTTTGGGAGTCAATGGATGAGATCATTAAGTACTTAGAAAAAATCAATTCACCGGATCTTGAAAAAGCAAAAGAGGCGTTCTCCTGCTTTGAACCATATAATCGTCAACCCGAAAAATATGGGGTCTCAGTAGCGTTTTATAACGAGGGATGTCGGAATGAAGTCATAGGTCTATTAACAAAAATGAATGAAGAAAAAAGAAAGCACATAAAAAACGAAGAAGACCGCTTAAATCTTGAAGTGAATGCACTGATTACAGCAAATGCGGAACAGTATTACACAACGATGATTACAGATGATAACGAATCATGGAATATACGCGATCGTCATATGGTAGAAGTAATTAATAAAATAACACAAACGTTAGATAGTAATGCAAAGGGAATCATTTGGGAACACAATACCCATGTCGGTGATGCCCGAGCGACAGATATGGCTAATGAAGGGCTTGTAAATGTAGGACAATTAATGAGGGAGCAACATGGTTCCCATGAAGTATTTATTGTTGGATTCGGAACCCATCAAGGAACGGTAATCGCGGCAGACCAATGGGGCGTGAATCTCGAGGTGATGATCGTTCCTCCTGCACAAAAAGGTAGCTGGGAAGATTTGCTCCACCTTGCTGGGTCACATGATAAGCTGATTATGATAAATGAAGAAAACAGGTCCACTTTTAAACAAAGACTTGGACATCGTGCAATTGGAGTTGTTTATAATCCAAGGCATGAGCATTTTGGTAACTATGTACCTTCAGTTATTTCTGATCGCTATGATGCATTTATTTTTGTAGACCATTCTAATTCCCTAAACCCACTAAAAATAGAAAAAGTGTATTTATAA
- the uca gene encoding urea carboxylase codes for MLNKVLIANRGAIAVRIQRTLRSMGIASVAVYTKADQDSLHVDLADEAVLIGEGAAKDSYLNADLILKVAVEAGADAIHPGYGFLSENADFARACRKQGIAFIGPTPEQMELFGLKHSARDVAEKASVPLLPGTPLITDLDSALNEANTIGYPVMIKSTAGGGGIGMRVCHDSQSLIDAFDSVGRLAKTNFNNGGVFLEKFIRKARHVEVQIFGNEFGEVVALGERDCSIQRRNQKVVEESPAPCLSPAVREEMCAAAKRLASEVGYRSAGTVEFLYDPEAERFYFLEVNTRLQVEHGVTEEVLGIDLVDWMVREAAGELRELDSLVNTPKGHSIQARIYAEDCLNDFRPSGGKLDHVYFSEHARIETWVRDGLTVTSLYDPMLAKIIVHGDTRQEALEKLSVALSETRLYGITTNLQYLQALLKEEDCRSGNVHTQMLKNFHPSEPAIEVLDGGIQTTVQDWPGRVGHWDVGVPPCGPMDPLSFRIGNQLLGNKKSATGLELTLRGGAYKFRGDTTFCLTGADMKAVLDDEMVPMYKVIKANRGQVLSFGEAAQGMRTYFLVEGGLDMPLHLGSASTFTLGGFGGHGGRSLRTGDVLAFHTNHKTENASMFAEELPMLKRPPMTKEWTIGVIPGPHCTEEYLLPNYLEQLTETSWEVHFNSSRTGVRLIGPAPLWARADGGEAGLHPSNIHDNAYAIGTLDLTGDMPILLGPDGPSLGGFVCPVTTASAEFWKIGQLHPGDKIKFKLLTLEEAKELRDAQEQFLNEIGQNQNKQDAPLPSLPDREKLFSPNYPVLVERNDGRFPMTIRAAGDEHVLIEYGEMELDLLYRFQVHALMDGINARKDIPVLDLTPGIRSLQVHIDSTKMSISTLCDTIEFINRSLPPLETMEVPSRIVRLPLSWDDPATQLAIERYQKNVRPDAPWCPSNLEFIRRVNGLDQLDDVKRIVFDANYLVLGLGDVYLGAPVATPIDPRHRLVTTKYNPARTWTPGKCRWNWRSLYVCIWDGRSWWISVCWSNRSSMEWFA; via the coding sequence ATGTTAAATAAAGTACTGATTGCTAACCGCGGCGCCATTGCCGTACGAATACAACGAACTCTACGCAGCATGGGGATCGCCTCTGTGGCTGTCTATACAAAAGCCGATCAGGACAGCTTGCATGTCGACCTTGCTGATGAAGCCGTATTAATCGGTGAAGGTGCGGCGAAAGATAGTTATTTAAATGCAGACCTAATCTTAAAAGTAGCCGTAGAAGCTGGTGCAGATGCCATCCATCCTGGCTATGGGTTTTTAAGTGAAAACGCAGACTTTGCTCGTGCTTGTCGCAAGCAAGGGATTGCCTTTATCGGTCCAACTCCCGAACAAATGGAATTATTCGGGTTAAAGCACTCTGCTCGTGACGTTGCCGAGAAAGCAAGCGTTCCTCTACTACCTGGAACACCATTGATAACTGATTTAGATTCAGCACTAAATGAGGCGAACACAATTGGATATCCAGTTATGATCAAAAGTACGGCTGGTGGTGGCGGAATCGGAATGCGTGTCTGCCATGATTCTCAATCATTAATCGATGCATTTGATTCCGTTGGTCGCCTTGCGAAAACGAACTTTAATAATGGTGGTGTATTCCTAGAAAAGTTCATCCGAAAAGCACGACATGTTGAGGTTCAAATTTTTGGAAATGAATTTGGTGAAGTCGTAGCCCTTGGTGAACGAGATTGCTCAATCCAACGTCGCAATCAAAAGGTGGTAGAGGAGAGTCCTGCCCCATGCCTCTCCCCTGCTGTCCGCGAAGAAATGTGTGCTGCCGCGAAACGTTTGGCTAGTGAAGTTGGCTATCGCAGCGCTGGTACGGTTGAATTTTTATATGACCCTGAAGCCGAACGTTTTTATTTCTTAGAAGTGAACACTCGGCTCCAAGTAGAACATGGTGTAACGGAAGAAGTATTAGGAATTGACTTAGTAGACTGGATGGTTCGTGAAGCTGCTGGTGAGCTGCGTGAACTAGATTCGCTTGTAAATACTCCGAAAGGCCACAGTATCCAGGCACGAATTTATGCTGAGGATTGCCTAAATGATTTCCGTCCAAGCGGTGGAAAGCTTGATCACGTTTATTTTTCAGAACATGCAAGAATTGAAACATGGGTTCGGGACGGACTTACTGTTACCTCCCTCTACGATCCTATGCTCGCGAAAATTATTGTTCACGGTGATACACGTCAAGAAGCATTAGAAAAATTAAGTGTTGCTCTAAGTGAAACAAGATTATATGGCATCACAACAAATCTTCAATATTTACAAGCCCTATTAAAAGAAGAAGACTGTCGCTCTGGTAATGTGCATACGCAAATGCTTAAAAATTTTCATCCTAGTGAACCTGCAATCGAAGTGTTAGACGGTGGGATTCAAACAACGGTTCAAGATTGGCCGGGACGCGTTGGCCATTGGGATGTTGGTGTTCCACCTTGCGGGCCGATGGATCCACTCTCTTTTCGCATCGGGAACCAATTGCTTGGTAATAAAAAAAGTGCAACAGGTCTTGAATTAACGCTACGAGGTGGAGCGTATAAATTCCGCGGTGATACGACCTTTTGCCTAACTGGTGCGGATATGAAGGCTGTGCTTGATGATGAGATGGTCCCTATGTACAAGGTGATCAAAGCAAATCGTGGCCAAGTATTGTCCTTCGGTGAAGCCGCTCAAGGGATGCGTACGTACTTCCTTGTAGAAGGCGGATTGGATATGCCTCTTCATCTCGGTAGTGCCTCCACCTTTACACTTGGAGGCTTTGGCGGTCATGGAGGTCGTTCACTTAGAACAGGTGATGTGTTAGCTTTTCATACGAATCATAAAACAGAAAATGCAAGTATGTTTGCTGAAGAGCTTCCTATGCTCAAGCGTCCTCCGATGACGAAGGAATGGACAATTGGGGTCATTCCTGGACCGCATTGTACAGAGGAATACTTGTTACCGAATTATTTGGAACAGCTTACAGAAACAAGCTGGGAAGTTCACTTCAATAGCTCACGTACAGGAGTTCGCTTGATCGGTCCTGCACCACTTTGGGCTCGAGCAGATGGTGGCGAGGCTGGTCTTCATCCTTCAAATATCCATGATAATGCATATGCGATTGGAACACTTGATTTAACGGGTGATATGCCAATCCTGCTAGGTCCTGATGGCCCGAGTCTTGGTGGCTTTGTTTGCCCCGTTACAACAGCTTCGGCTGAGTTTTGGAAAATCGGTCAATTACATCCAGGTGACAAGATTAAATTTAAATTACTAACTTTAGAGGAAGCAAAAGAACTGCGTGATGCTCAAGAGCAATTTTTGAATGAAATTGGTCAGAATCAAAATAAACAAGATGCTCCCCTTCCTTCCTTACCAGATCGTGAAAAACTGTTTTCACCGAACTATCCAGTGTTAGTTGAGCGGAACGATGGCCGTTTTCCAATGACGATTCGTGCTGCTGGTGACGAGCATGTCCTGATTGAATACGGAGAAATGGAGTTAGATCTTCTTTACCGGTTTCAGGTTCATGCATTAATGGATGGTATTAACGCTCGTAAAGATATTCCGGTCCTTGATTTGACACCTGGGATTCGCTCCTTACAGGTTCATATTGATTCTACTAAAATGTCGATTTCCACTCTTTGTGACACAATCGAATTCATTAACCGGAGCTTGCCACCACTAGAAACAATGGAAGTGCCATCAAGAATTGTTCGTCTGCCTCTTTCATGGGATGACCCAGCAACGCAGCTTGCGATTGAACGCTATCAGAAAAATGTACGTCCCGATGCGCCATGGTGCCCTAGCAATCTAGAGTTTATCCGCCGTGTGAACGGCTTGGATCAACTTGACGATGTAAAACGAATTGTTTTTGATGCCAATTATCTAGTCCTTGGTCTTGGTGATGTATATTTAGGCGCTCCTGTTGCAACACCAATTGACCCGCGCCACCGCTTAGTAACAACCAAATATAACCCTGCACGGACTTGGACACCTGGAAAATGCCGTTGGAATTGGCGGAGCTTATATGTGTGTATATGGGATGGAAGGTCCTGGTGGATATCAGTTTGTTGGTCGAACCGTTCAAGTATGGAATGGTTTGCGTGA
- a CDS encoding spore coat protein gives MNNLVKSLMGMGGMTDQVIASDFLISAKAGIRNLAFAITECGTPEVRTELRSQLKAAVETHEKISNFMVSRGMYHPNDLSEQLNLDLSITETALNLTGDSMDS, from the coding sequence ATGAATAACCTAGTAAAAAGTTTGATGGGTATGGGTGGGATGACTGACCAAGTGATTGCCTCAGACTTTTTAATCTCTGCAAAAGCTGGTATTCGTAATCTTGCCTTTGCCATTACGGAATGTGGAACGCCTGAAGTAAGAACTGAGCTGCGAAGTCAATTAAAAGCAGCGGTGGAGACCCATGAGAAAATTTCAAATTTCATGGTATCCAGAGGGATGTACCATCCTAATGATTTGTCGGAACAATTAAATTTAGATCTTTCGATTACAGAGACGGCCCTTAATTTAACTGGTGACTCAATGGATTCTTAA
- a CDS encoding zinc-dependent alcohol dehydrogenase codes for MKAVTYQGIKDVAVKEVQDPTIQKADDIIVKVTSSAICGSDLHLIHGMIPNMYEDYVIGHEPMGIVEEVGPEVTKLKKGDRVIIPFNVSCGNCWYCQHDLTSQCDNSNPHGDTGGFFGYSETTGGYPGGQAEYLRVPYGNFTPFKIPENCEVEDEKLILIADAASTAYWSVENAGVKNGDTVIILGCGPVGLLAQKFAWFKGAKRVIAVDYIDYRLEHAKRTNNVEIINFEKVEHVGNYLKEITHGGADVVIDCVGMDGKMTPLEFIATGLKLHGGSMGAIVTATQAVRKGGTIQITGVYGMRYNAFPFGDIFARNINIRTGQAPVIPYMSYLYDLFAKGTVDPSDIVTHTIPLDEAKKGYEIFDTKTDGCIKVILKPH; via the coding sequence ATGAAAGCTGTAACCTATCAGGGGATAAAAGATGTTGCTGTGAAAGAGGTCCAAGATCCTACGATTCAAAAAGCGGACGATATCATTGTTAAAGTAACAAGCTCCGCCATTTGTGGATCGGATTTACATTTAATTCATGGAATGATTCCAAATATGTATGAGGATTACGTTATTGGACATGAGCCAATGGGGATTGTCGAGGAAGTTGGCCCTGAAGTGACGAAGCTTAAAAAAGGCGATCGTGTCATTATCCCTTTTAATGTAAGCTGTGGGAACTGTTGGTATTGTCAACACGATTTAACAAGCCAATGCGATAATTCTAACCCGCATGGCGATACGGGAGGATTCTTTGGTTATTCAGAAACAACTGGAGGATACCCTGGTGGACAAGCAGAATATTTACGAGTACCGTATGGGAATTTTACACCTTTTAAAATACCAGAGAATTGTGAAGTCGAAGATGAAAAGCTGATTTTAATAGCTGATGCTGCCTCTACTGCTTATTGGTCAGTTGAAAACGCGGGTGTGAAGAATGGAGATACGGTCATTATTTTAGGGTGCGGTCCAGTTGGACTGTTAGCTCAAAAATTTGCTTGGTTTAAAGGGGCTAAACGTGTCATCGCTGTCGACTATATTGATTATCGTCTAGAACATGCTAAACGAACGAACAATGTAGAGATTATAAATTTTGAAAAAGTAGAGCATGTCGGAAATTATCTGAAAGAAATCACACATGGAGGAGCAGATGTTGTGATTGACTGTGTTGGAATGGATGGAAAAATGACTCCATTAGAGTTTATAGCTACAGGTTTAAAGCTACATGGTGGATCAATGGGTGCAATTGTAACAGCGACCCAAGCGGTTCGCAAAGGGGGGACCATCCAAATTACAGGGGTTTATGGAATGCGGTATAATGCCTTCCCATTCGGGGACATTTTTGCACGGAATATCAATATCCGAACCGGACAGGCACCCGTTATCCCTTATATGTCGTATCTTTACGACCTTTTTGCGAAAGGAACGGTCGACCCAAGTGATATTGTGACTCACACCATTCCACTAGATGAAGCCAAAAAAGGGTATGAGATTTTCGATACTAAGACTGATGGCTGTATTAAAGTCATATTGAAACCTCATTGA